CGGTCTTTCCACCTATGGGAGATGTCCTTAAGGGGGAGGTCCTCCTGAAGGTGGGGGACAATATCACAACCGACCACATAATGCCAGCGGGGGCCAAGGTCCTCCCCCTTAGGTCCAACATACCGGCCATATCGAAACACTGCTACGCCACGGTGGACCCATCCTTTCCCGAACGGGCCGTCGCCGCAGGCGGTGGAGTAATCGTCGGAGGGCGTAACTACGGCCAGGGATCGAGCAGGGAGCACGCCGCACTGGCTCCCCAGTATCTGGGCATAAAGGCGGTTATAGCCCTCTCCTACGCCCGTATCCATCGCCAGAATCTGATAAACTCGGGCATATTGCCCCTCCTATTCCAGAGCCAGGAGGACTACGAGAGGGTGAAACAGGGGGAGGTAGTTACGATAGACAACCTTATGAACCAGATCGACGGCGAGAGGATCTCCGCGACTTTCGATCTGTCCGGCGATATGACGTTGATAAACGACCTGTCGAAGAGGCAGAGGGACACGATCAAGGCAGGGGGAACCCTGAACGTGGCGAGAGCGGCGTTGATGGATGACTGAGCTTCGGGAGCTGGTGCTGTCGTCGGAGCTTGAGGATAGGCGAGAGCTTCTTCTGGCCCGTGGTCTCTCTGTGCCTATCGGGGAGGGTACGATGCTGGGGGCCTTCGAGGGCGACCGTCTCGTAGGCACCGGGTCCCTCATAGGATCGGTGATACAGGGGGTGGCGGTGGAGCCGGAACTGGAGGGCGAGGGGGTCGCCGTTTCCTTGATCTCCTCCCTCATATCCAGGGCGGTTTCCCTCGGCATGGGCCATCTTTTTTTGTTCACCAAGCCGTCGGAGGAGAGGAGCTTCTGTCACATGGGCTTCTCTCCTGTGGTGTCGGTGGAGGGAGCGTCGCTTCTGGAGTGGGGCAGGCCTGGGATCGAGGACTTTCGCTCAAGTCTCAGGGCCATGGCTCCAGGTCGACCCTGTGGGGCTGTGGTGGTCAACTGCAACCCCTTTACTCTGGGTCACCGGTGGCTAATAGAGAGGGCCTCCCAGGGAGCGGAGGAGGTTTTCGTTATGGTCGTCGAGGAGGACCGCTCGGTCTTTCCCTTCGCCGACCGGTTTAGGCTGGTGAAGGAGGGGGTCGCCGACTTGTCCAACGTCAGGGTGATACCAAGCGGTCCCTACGTCATATCCTCCGCCACCTTTCCGACCTACTTCACCAAAGGAGGGGAGGCCTCGTCGGTTCACGCCTCGTTGGACCTCAAGTTATTTGCCACCAGAATAGCCCCTCCTCTTTGGGTGGTTCGCCGTTTCGTGGGG
The genomic region above belongs to Dethiosulfovibrio salsuginis and contains:
- the citC gene encoding [citrate (pro-3S)-lyase] ligase; its protein translation is MTELRELVLSSELEDRRELLLARGLSVPIGEGTMLGAFEGDRLVGTGSLIGSVIQGVAVEPELEGEGVAVSLISSLISRAVSLGMGHLFLFTKPSEERSFCHMGFSPVVSVEGASLLEWGRPGIEDFRSSLRAMAPGRPCGAVVVNCNPFTLGHRWLIERASQGAEEVFVMVVEEDRSVFPFADRFRLVKEGVADLSNVRVIPSGPYVISSATFPTYFTKGGEASSVHASLDLKLFATRIAPPLWVVRRFVGSEPICPLTGVYNRIMKETLPPLGIEVVELRRIESGEQVVSASLVRELLSRGEMEQVRKLVPDVTWAYLVERAKKIKE